In one Alosa alosa isolate M-15738 ecotype Scorff River chromosome 14, AALO_Geno_1.1, whole genome shotgun sequence genomic region, the following are encoded:
- the si:ch211-39i2.2 gene encoding DNA damage-inducible transcript 4-like protein-like, with product MVYTPALVLGTGLSVGMEEESVGEFLRKFAFRFTMDKDRLRTCDGLKKAISSSSLGSECSLEEEREERSIQLDLVHRIERCLSDAKTSSLGCRELLLPRRMISYIARDILAASTDEPCGLRGALIHLFLETNGALQKLGNVVPMDHLTPTFELSVVLRPDQDGWPPLRNLFGTDKMLRLRPEYRLIKQKLYSSASPTIQEHNLWF from the exons atggTCTATACCCCCGCTCTTGTGCTCGGAACAGGACTGTCCGTCGGGATGGAAGAAGAAAGCGTTGGGGAGTTTCTAAGAAAGTTTGCGTTTCGGTTCACAATGGACAAAGACCGCCTGAGAACCTGCGATGGACTTAAGAAAGCAATTAGTTCCTCGA GTCTTGGATCGGAGTGCAGtttggaagaggagagggaagagcgGAGCATCCAGCTAGATCTGGTCCATCGGATTGAGAGATGTTTGTCCGATGCCAAGACGTCCAGTCTCGGGTGCCGAGAGCTGTTGCTTCCGCGCCGAATGATCTCATATATTGCGCGAGACATCCTCGCTGCCTCCACCGATGAACCGTGCGGGCTCCGGGGCGCACTAATTCACCTGTTCTTGGAGACCAACGGCGCACTCCAGAAACTTGGCAACGTCGTCCCCATGGATCACCTCACTCCGACCTTCGAGCTCTCTGTCGTGCTTCGACCGGACCAGGACGGCTGGCCACCCCTCAGGAATCTCTTCGGGACCGACAAGATGCTCCGCCTTCGACCAGAGTACCGGCTCATTAAACAGAAACTCTACTCTTCGGCCAGCCCAACCATCCAGGAGCACAATTTATGGTTCTAG